A stretch of Arthrobacter sunyaminii DNA encodes these proteins:
- a CDS encoding organic hydroperoxide resistance protein → MSALYTAVATASGDGRNGEAQTSDGQLKVNLATPTEMGGSGDGTNPEQLFAAGYAACFLSALKMIARAEKAPIADAAITADVSIHKQDVGFKLGVALHVEMSGVDQATAEKLVDAAHQVCPYSNATRGNIDVELDVTTA, encoded by the coding sequence ATGAGCGCTTTGTACACTGCAGTTGCCACCGCGTCCGGAGACGGCCGCAACGGAGAAGCCCAGACGAGCGACGGACAGCTGAAGGTCAACCTGGCCACTCCCACGGAGATGGGCGGCTCAGGCGACGGCACCAACCCGGAGCAGCTCTTCGCCGCCGGCTACGCGGCCTGCTTCCTGTCCGCCCTGAAGATGATTGCGCGCGCCGAAAAGGCTCCGATCGCCGACGCAGCCATTACGGCCGATGTCAGCATCCACAAGCAGGACGTCGGCTTCAAGCTGGGCGTGGCCCTGCATGTGGAAATGTCCGGCGTGGACCAGGCCACGGCCGAGAAGCTGGTGGACGCCGCCCACCAGGTCTGCCCGTACTCCAACGCGACCCGCGGCAACATTGACGTGGAACTGGACGTCACCACGGCCTAA
- a CDS encoding TetR/AcrR family transcriptional regulator — MAASPPVRTRILDAAALLFYTEGIRAVSADRIIAAAETTKVTFYRYFRTKEELVVAYLQAQSERIREAAGHLSPDPCTGLLELAEAMGAQACVPGFRGCPFINAAAEYPDPASPVRAVVLEHRQWLHAEVSGRLAQLGAADPDSLADQLLMLRDGAMVHGYVADPAGVAGALVSGGRAILGSLAA; from the coding sequence ATGGCCGCCAGTCCGCCGGTGCGCACCCGCATCTTGGATGCCGCCGCTCTGCTCTTCTATACCGAAGGCATCCGTGCCGTGAGTGCAGACCGGATCATCGCTGCGGCGGAAACCACCAAGGTGACGTTCTACCGCTACTTCCGAACCAAAGAGGAGCTGGTGGTGGCCTATCTGCAGGCACAGTCGGAACGGATCCGGGAGGCAGCGGGACACCTGAGCCCCGATCCCTGCACCGGGCTGCTGGAACTGGCCGAGGCCATGGGGGCGCAGGCCTGCGTCCCCGGGTTCCGCGGCTGCCCGTTCATCAACGCGGCAGCCGAGTATCCGGACCCCGCCTCGCCGGTCCGTGCCGTGGTCCTTGAGCACAGGCAGTGGCTGCACGCAGAGGTCAGCGGCAGGCTGGCGCAGCTGGGGGCAGCAGATCCGGATTCCCTGGCAGATCAGCTGCTGATGCTGCGGGACGGCGCCATGGTCCACGGCTATGTGGCGGATCCCGCGGGTGTTGCGGGGGCACTGGTCAGCGGCGGACGGGCCATTCTCGGCAGCCTCGCGGCCTGA
- a CDS encoding MFS transporter has translation MSTSSTSSPLSASAPSAPQDPPVHSRRMARKVAGASFVGTALESYDFYVFGTAAALILNRIFFPEVDPLIGTLLSFLSLGIGFIARPLGAVIFGHLGDRIGRKKSLIWTIVLMGTATGIIGLLPDYNTIGIWAPALLVMLRLLQGLAVGGEWGGAVLIATEHAEPRKRALYAAIPQIGSPVGTIMVTGIFLLLTSVPQETMEAGLWRVPFLLAFPFMAIALYLRFAIEETPVFKDVAGHQALPRVPVLEVLKTQRLAVLVATSASLLGIGSYFLMTTYTQAYGTEQLGLSGTTVLNAALVGSVLQLATIPAFGWLATKIGSARMVAAGAFATLLISFPLYWLISTADQTTYILTILIGGIAPTAAWAALGGLMADLFPARTSFTALSLAYSFAGILAGFAPAATQAFAKATDSAWWHPGVVLALMSVVTIAGALAAGRMTRRRDEAAAPAQVGA, from the coding sequence GTGTCCACTTCCAGCACTTCCTCCCCGCTGTCCGCTTCCGCACCCTCCGCACCACAGGACCCGCCGGTCCACTCCCGACGCATGGCGCGCAAGGTCGCCGGAGCGTCATTCGTCGGAACAGCCCTGGAGTCCTACGACTTCTATGTTTTTGGAACGGCAGCTGCCCTGATCCTGAACCGGATCTTCTTCCCGGAGGTCGATCCGCTGATCGGCACCCTGCTGTCCTTCCTGTCCCTGGGCATCGGGTTCATTGCCCGCCCCCTTGGAGCCGTCATCTTTGGCCATCTCGGCGACCGCATCGGCCGGAAGAAGTCGCTCATCTGGACCATCGTCCTGATGGGCACGGCCACCGGGATCATCGGCCTGCTGCCGGACTACAACACCATCGGCATCTGGGCCCCGGCCCTGCTCGTGATGCTGCGGCTGCTGCAGGGCCTGGCAGTGGGCGGTGAATGGGGCGGAGCCGTCCTGATCGCCACCGAGCATGCAGAACCCCGCAAACGCGCCCTGTATGCCGCGATCCCGCAAATCGGTTCCCCCGTCGGAACCATCATGGTCACCGGGATCTTCCTGCTGCTGACCAGCGTCCCGCAGGAAACCATGGAGGCCGGCCTGTGGCGGGTTCCGTTCCTGCTGGCCTTCCCGTTCATGGCCATTGCCCTGTACCTGCGGTTTGCCATCGAAGAAACCCCCGTCTTCAAGGATGTTGCCGGACACCAGGCCCTTCCCCGCGTTCCCGTCCTGGAGGTTCTGAAGACCCAGCGGCTGGCCGTCCTGGTTGCCACGTCCGCGTCCCTGCTCGGCATCGGGTCCTACTTCCTGATGACCACCTATACCCAGGCCTACGGAACCGAACAGCTGGGCCTGTCCGGCACCACCGTGCTCAATGCGGCGCTGGTGGGCTCGGTCCTGCAGCTGGCCACCATTCCGGCATTCGGCTGGCTGGCCACCAAGATCGGCTCGGCCCGCATGGTCGCCGCCGGCGCCTTCGCCACCTTGCTCATTTCGTTTCCCCTGTACTGGCTCATCAGCACCGCGGACCAGACGACCTACATCCTCACCATCCTCATCGGCGGCATTGCCCCAACCGCCGCGTGGGCGGCCCTGGGCGGACTGATGGCTGATCTCTTCCCGGCCCGCACCAGTTTCACCGCCCTGTCCCTGGCCTACAGCTTTGCGGGCATCCTCGCCGGCTTCGCCCCGGCCGCAACGCAGGCGTTCGCCAAGGCAACGGACAGCGCGTGGTGGCATCCCGGCGTCGTGCTGGCGCTGATGTCGGTGGTGACCATCGCCGGCGCCCTGGCGGCGGGACGCATGACGCGCCGCCGGGATGAGGCAGCAGCACCGGCGCAGGTTGGCGCATAG
- the aroQ gene encoding type II 3-dehydroquinate dehydratase, whose translation MTASRTRNLLILNGPNLNLLGTREPGIYGTETLDDVEALALDAAESHGWTVDCIQSNHEGDLIDAIHGAPGLADAIIINPAAYSHTSVAIPDALSGVGLPVVEVHLSNIHRREEFRHHSYVSAVADAVICGAGIAGYKMAVDYLAARLDGEAQAEARA comes from the coding sequence ATGACTGCCTCCCGCACCCGCAACCTGCTGATCCTCAACGGCCCCAACCTGAACCTCCTGGGCACCCGCGAGCCCGGAATCTACGGCACCGAAACGCTCGACGACGTCGAGGCACTGGCGCTGGACGCCGCGGAATCCCACGGCTGGACCGTGGACTGCATCCAGTCCAACCATGAGGGTGACCTGATCGATGCGATCCACGGGGCTCCGGGGCTGGCTGACGCGATCATCATCAACCCGGCGGCCTACAGCCACACGTCAGTCGCCATCCCGGATGCGCTTTCCGGCGTCGGTTTGCCGGTGGTTGAGGTGCACCTGAGCAACATTCACCGGCGCGAGGAATTCCGGCACCACTCCTACGTATCAGCGGTGGCGGACGCCGTCATCTGCGGGGCCGGAATCGCCGGCTACAAGATGGCCGTGGACTACCTCGCCGCGCGGCTGGACGGAGAAGCGCAGGCGGAAGCCCGCGCCTGA
- a CDS encoding MarP family serine protease — protein MLGFSLLDIILLLALLFYLIAGLRNGLVVTLGGIVGFVAGAVAAFFAIPLVTEWVPDDGWRLTAVIATIVVLVLGGHALGAALGGSIRRWMNFPPLRFLDRLLGGVVNLAVSALVMSVLAFSVNTLGVPFLSQQITSSKVLNGIEEATPDRVKTWTAEVRSFTLAEGLPTILDSAAPDKVVAPNEALSSAALQASSDSVVKITGTAYQCGQNQTGSGFVVSDDRVITNAHVVAGVSRPVVQVPGGGALPGEVVYFDSARDLAVLAVDSLDAEPIPLGDVLPDGTTAAFAGYPAGGPFQLQAANVEKLSEVSVRNIYGSAPEVLEVYTLAANVQQGNSGGPLLDIDGQLAGVIFAKTTGDQPIGYALSLSEVGPVAEAAAGYSDPVSPGQCISGE, from the coding sequence GTGCTCGGATTTTCACTGCTAGACATCATTCTGCTGTTGGCGCTGCTGTTCTACCTCATCGCCGGGCTGCGGAACGGTCTTGTGGTGACGCTGGGCGGCATTGTGGGCTTTGTGGCCGGGGCTGTGGCGGCGTTCTTCGCGATCCCCCTGGTCACCGAATGGGTGCCCGACGACGGCTGGCGCCTGACCGCTGTCATCGCCACCATTGTGGTGCTTGTCCTGGGCGGGCATGCTCTCGGCGCTGCGCTGGGCGGATCCATCCGGCGCTGGATGAACTTCCCGCCGCTGCGTTTTCTGGACCGGTTGCTGGGCGGGGTCGTGAACCTGGCCGTTTCCGCCCTGGTGATGTCCGTGCTCGCTTTCAGTGTCAACACCCTCGGGGTTCCGTTCCTTTCGCAGCAGATCACGTCCTCGAAAGTGCTGAACGGCATCGAGGAAGCCACTCCTGACCGGGTGAAAACCTGGACGGCGGAAGTGCGTTCCTTTACTCTCGCAGAGGGCCTGCCCACCATCCTGGACAGCGCCGCCCCGGACAAGGTGGTTGCCCCCAATGAGGCGCTCTCATCCGCAGCTTTGCAGGCGTCGTCGGATTCGGTCGTGAAGATCACCGGAACGGCTTATCAGTGCGGGCAGAACCAGACGGGCTCGGGCTTCGTCGTCTCCGATGACCGCGTGATCACCAATGCCCACGTGGTGGCCGGAGTTTCCCGGCCCGTGGTGCAGGTCCCCGGCGGCGGGGCGCTTCCGGGCGAGGTGGTCTATTTCGACAGCGCCCGTGACCTGGCCGTGCTGGCAGTGGACAGCCTCGACGCCGAACCGATCCCGCTGGGCGATGTCCTTCCGGACGGCACCACTGCGGCGTTTGCCGGGTACCCGGCCGGCGGTCCGTTCCAGCTGCAGGCGGCCAACGTTGAAAAGCTCTCCGAGGTCTCGGTGCGTAACATCTACGGGTCCGCCCCGGAAGTGCTGGAGGTCTACACCCTCGCCGCGAACGTGCAGCAGGGCAACTCGGGCGGGCCGCTGCTGGACATCGACGGCCAGCTGGCCGGTGTCATCTTTGCCAAGACCACCGGCGATCAGCCGATCGGCTATGCGCTGTCCCTGAGCGAGGTTGGACCGGTGGCGGAAGCCGCCGCCGGATATTCCGATCCTGTCTCGCCCGGGCAGTGCATCTCCGGCGAGTAG
- a CDS encoding Crp/Fnr family transcriptional regulator, translated as MDIEVLRRAPLFASLGDDVFAALTDELTEVDLSRGASVFREGDQGDQLYFIVSGKIKLGRSAPDGRENLLAILGPGELFGEMALFDPSPRNATATAVSETRLAGLRHDNLKALLETRPEVSVQLLQALARRLRRTNESLADLVFSDVPGRVAKALLDLADRFGRPATDGILVAHELTQEELAQLVGASRETVNKALAEFVQRGWLRLEARAVVILDVQRLRQRSR; from the coding sequence ATGGATATCGAGGTACTGCGCCGTGCGCCACTGTTCGCCTCATTGGGAGACGACGTCTTCGCAGCTCTGACCGACGAGTTGACTGAGGTCGACCTTTCGCGCGGCGCATCAGTTTTCCGCGAGGGTGACCAGGGCGACCAGCTGTATTTCATCGTGTCCGGAAAGATCAAGCTGGGACGTTCGGCACCGGACGGCCGCGAGAACCTGCTGGCCATCCTTGGCCCGGGCGAGCTCTTCGGCGAAATGGCGCTGTTTGATCCGAGCCCGCGCAACGCCACCGCCACCGCGGTGTCCGAAACGCGACTGGCCGGACTGCGGCACGACAACCTGAAGGCACTGCTGGAAACGCGCCCGGAGGTGTCGGTCCAGCTGCTGCAGGCCCTGGCCCGCCGGCTGCGCCGCACCAACGAGTCCCTTGCGGACCTCGTCTTCTCGGACGTTCCCGGCCGCGTTGCCAAGGCACTGCTGGATCTGGCGGACCGCTTCGGCCGCCCCGCCACTGACGGCATCCTGGTGGCTCACGAGCTGACGCAGGAAGAACTGGCCCAGCTGGTCGGCGCTTCCCGCGAAACGGTGAACAAGGCCCTGGCCGAGTTCGTTCAGCGCGGCTGGCTGCGCCTGGAAGCCCGCGCCGTCGTCATTTTGGACGTGCAGCGGCTGCGCCAGCGCTCACGCTAG
- a CDS encoding NUDIX hydrolase, whose translation MPNSSVRLFPVPPYLRGAAESWFEHGDRAPRKPRLASSVVLVRDAPRGAETYLAYRRGESPLGRVAFPGGSINPEDDDAVAWFGPAPAAWAKALGIDDPRLARRHVVAAIRELFEETGILLAGPDESTLLEGNRGPDWMAARVALAAGDKSFPELLKRRGLGLRTDLLRPLANWQTADFALRRFDTRYFAVVQPMGQEASLLEGKGSWGQWRSAAEEIAARNTTALGDEIGLPDTTGLTLSELTVPPVELVLEKLAGARGCIAYLASRRPAAVFRPELVEADGSYWLSVSLSGAGEGSAQHGR comes from the coding sequence TTGCCTAATTCATCAGTACGGCTTTTCCCGGTTCCCCCGTATCTTCGGGGAGCCGCGGAAAGCTGGTTTGAACACGGTGACCGTGCACCGCGCAAACCCCGCCTGGCGTCCTCCGTGGTGCTGGTGCGGGACGCGCCGCGCGGCGCCGAGACCTATCTGGCTTACCGCCGGGGCGAATCGCCGCTGGGCCGGGTGGCGTTTCCCGGCGGCAGCATCAACCCGGAGGACGACGACGCCGTGGCCTGGTTCGGTCCGGCCCCGGCAGCCTGGGCCAAGGCACTGGGCATCGACGATCCCCGGCTGGCCCGCCGACACGTGGTGGCGGCCATCCGTGAACTGTTTGAAGAAACCGGCATTCTGCTGGCCGGACCGGACGAATCGACGCTGCTGGAGGGCAACCGGGGCCCGGACTGGATGGCCGCCCGGGTGGCGCTGGCAGCCGGAGACAAGTCCTTTCCGGAGCTTCTCAAACGCCGGGGACTGGGCCTGCGCACCGACCTGCTCCGGCCGCTGGCCAACTGGCAGACGGCTGATTTTGCGCTGCGCCGGTTCGACACCCGGTACTTCGCGGTTGTCCAGCCGATGGGGCAGGAAGCCTCCCTGCTGGAGGGCAAGGGGAGCTGGGGGCAGTGGCGGTCCGCAGCGGAGGAGATCGCGGCCCGGAACACCACCGCCCTGGGCGATGAGATCGGGCTCCCGGACACCACCGGGCTCACGCTGTCTGAACTGACCGTGCCGCCGGTGGAACTGGTGCTGGAGAAACTGGCCGGTGCCCGTGGCTGCATTGCCTACCTTGCATCCCGCCGTCCGGCGGCCGTCTTCCGGCCCGAGCTGGTGGAGGCCGACGGCAGTTACTGGCTGTCCGTTTCACTCAGCGGCGCCGGGGAGGGTTCGGCCCAGCACGGGCGCTGA
- a CDS encoding RidA family protein, whose protein sequence is MTEVNGAVSAVERRLAELGIELPDVAAPVAAYVPAVVTGNYVYTSGQLPFVSGVLPAAGKVGAGVPAEDAAGYAATCAVNALAAIKAQIGDLDRISRIVKVVGFVASDPSFTGQPAVINGASELLGKVFGEAGAHARSAVGVAVLPLDSPVEVEVIAEFA, encoded by the coding sequence GTGACTGAGGTGAACGGGGCGGTTTCCGCCGTGGAACGCAGGCTGGCGGAACTGGGTATTGAGCTGCCGGACGTCGCAGCACCGGTGGCCGCCTATGTACCCGCCGTTGTCACGGGGAACTACGTCTACACCTCCGGGCAGCTGCCCTTCGTCTCGGGCGTGTTGCCTGCGGCCGGCAAAGTTGGCGCCGGGGTACCGGCCGAGGACGCCGCAGGATACGCCGCAACCTGCGCTGTTAACGCGCTGGCTGCCATCAAGGCCCAGATCGGAGATCTGGACCGCATCAGCCGCATCGTCAAGGTGGTGGGCTTCGTGGCATCGGACCCGTCCTTTACCGGGCAGCCGGCCGTCATCAACGGTGCATCAGAACTGCTGGGGAAGGTCTTCGGTGAGGCGGGCGCGCATGCCCGCTCCGCCGTCGGGGTGGCCGTGCTGCCGCTGGATTCCCCCGTCGAAGTAGAAGTGATCGCTGAATTTGCCTAA
- a CDS encoding DUF4177 domain-containing protein, with amino-acid sequence MSKWEYFITPLPLHTPGAVLNMHGEEGWELVQITPAPNGTGAVAYMKREKSQ; translated from the coding sequence ATGAGCAAATGGGAATATTTCATCACGCCGCTTCCTCTTCACACACCGGGAGCTGTCCTTAACATGCACGGCGAAGAAGGTTGGGAACTCGTCCAGATCACGCCCGCCCCCAACGGAACGGGTGCCGTGGCGTACATGAAACGCGAGAAGTCGCAGTGA
- a CDS encoding transglycosylase domain-containing protein: protein MAARKSPLFDTATTLGQIVAFFGVSALCGVLAAGLLVPAAAAAGTAASGSIQFFDDLPSELQAGALAEPSKIYANDGSLIATLYEENRQPIKLDQVSPTMIDAMLAIEDDRFYEHGGVDVQGVIGALASNLTSGTNRGASTITQQYVNSVIIDTNLQNKQEVVLSGNKDYGDKLREMKLAIAVEKQLSKDEILEGYFNIVPFSGTTFGVQAASKFFFNVDASQLNIPQAALLAGVVNGPSVYSPTGNPELALQRRNIVIRAMLDKGRITQEEHDAAVATELGLNITPVPSNCTGAVQAPYFCDYVMHLILNDERYGATTEDRQKLLYRGGLSINTTLDPEIQNAAQTAINETANPDTTDPEIGHSMVSMEPRSGKILSMAQNTRYTPEEGAGNSVINFNVDLNQDGDPNKPLGGMGGFQPGSTYKPFTVAAWLDAGKTLNTTLNGSKRTYPAGHSWNASCLPGGRYGIPEPWTPINYGDTNYKTTTVIDGLANSLNTITMAEINQLDLCKFQEMAFASGIHNGKSASGENEPLEVNPPSSFGGGGDASPLAMATGFATFAAEGLKCEPRALESVTAADGRSFEVPAQECTQVMKKEVAQGVNAATQQVMTKGSGYYLQNGRPVAGKTGTNDFRSQTWFMGYTTGMVTASWLGNHVWGNERGSMEGKQIGGQVYPEIDGSKIAGPSWKNFIDRIPDQYQANPFTPPPASVMGTVAAPPRPAPAPSNDQNKNNNNNGGGNQGENKNDGDD from the coding sequence ATGGCAGCTCGCAAATCTCCGCTCTTTGATACGGCTACCACCCTTGGCCAGATTGTCGCCTTCTTCGGCGTCAGCGCGCTTTGTGGTGTTTTGGCCGCGGGTCTTCTGGTTCCCGCCGCCGCCGCCGCGGGCACAGCCGCGTCCGGATCAATCCAGTTCTTCGATGACCTCCCGTCGGAACTGCAGGCCGGCGCGCTGGCCGAGCCGTCAAAAATTTACGCCAATGACGGCTCTCTCATCGCAACCCTGTATGAGGAGAACCGCCAGCCGATCAAGCTGGACCAGGTTTCCCCCACCATGATCGACGCGATGCTGGCCATTGAGGATGACCGCTTTTACGAGCACGGCGGCGTGGACGTCCAGGGTGTCATCGGAGCCCTGGCCTCCAACCTCACCTCCGGCACCAACCGCGGCGCGTCCACCATTACGCAGCAGTATGTGAACAGCGTCATCATCGACACCAACCTGCAGAACAAGCAGGAGGTGGTGCTCTCCGGCAACAAGGACTACGGCGACAAGCTGCGGGAGATGAAGCTGGCCATTGCCGTGGAAAAGCAGCTCTCCAAGGATGAAATCCTCGAGGGCTACTTCAACATCGTTCCCTTCAGCGGCACCACCTTCGGTGTCCAGGCCGCGTCCAAGTTCTTCTTCAATGTGGACGCCTCGCAGCTGAACATTCCGCAGGCAGCCCTGCTGGCCGGCGTCGTCAACGGCCCGTCCGTCTACAGCCCCACGGGTAATCCGGAACTGGCCCTCCAACGGCGCAACATTGTTATCCGCGCCATGCTTGACAAGGGGCGCATCACGCAGGAGGAGCACGACGCCGCCGTCGCCACGGAGCTGGGCCTGAACATCACACCGGTTCCCAGCAACTGCACCGGCGCCGTCCAGGCACCGTACTTCTGCGACTACGTCATGCACCTGATCCTCAACGATGAGAGATACGGTGCCACTACGGAGGACCGGCAGAAGCTGCTCTACCGGGGCGGCCTGAGCATCAACACCACCCTGGATCCGGAGATCCAGAACGCCGCGCAGACGGCCATCAACGAAACCGCTAACCCGGACACCACGGACCCCGAGATCGGCCACTCCATGGTGTCGATGGAACCTCGAAGCGGAAAAATTCTCTCCATGGCGCAGAACACGCGCTACACGCCCGAAGAAGGCGCCGGCAACTCGGTCATCAATTTCAACGTTGACCTGAACCAGGACGGCGACCCCAACAAGCCGCTGGGCGGCATGGGCGGTTTCCAGCCCGGATCAACGTACAAGCCGTTCACCGTGGCAGCCTGGCTGGACGCAGGCAAAACCCTGAACACCACCCTGAACGGCAGCAAGCGCACCTACCCTGCAGGCCACAGCTGGAACGCCAGCTGCCTGCCGGGCGGACGCTATGGCATTCCGGAGCCTTGGACGCCCATCAACTACGGGGATACCAACTACAAGACCACCACCGTCATCGACGGTCTGGCGAACTCCCTGAACACCATCACCATGGCCGAGATCAACCAGCTTGATCTCTGCAAGTTCCAGGAAATGGCGTTTGCCTCAGGCATCCACAACGGCAAGAGCGCCAGCGGCGAGAACGAACCGCTTGAGGTCAACCCGCCGTCGTCCTTCGGCGGCGGCGGCGACGCCTCCCCGCTGGCCATGGCCACCGGCTTTGCCACGTTTGCAGCAGAAGGCCTGAAATGCGAACCGCGCGCCCTGGAGTCGGTAACGGCCGCCGATGGACGGTCCTTCGAGGTACCGGCCCAGGAGTGCACGCAGGTCATGAAGAAGGAAGTTGCCCAGGGCGTCAACGCGGCAACGCAGCAGGTGATGACCAAGGGCTCCGGCTACTACCTGCAGAACGGCAGGCCGGTGGCCGGCAAGACCGGAACCAATGACTTCCGGTCCCAGACCTGGTTCATGGGTTACACCACGGGCATGGTCACCGCCTCCTGGCTGGGCAACCACGTCTGGGGCAACGAGCGGGGCTCGATGGAGGGCAAGCAGATTGGCGGGCAGGTCTACCCCGAGATCGACGGCTCGAAGATTGCCGGCCCGTCCTGGAAGAACTTCATTGACCGGATCCCGGACCAGTACCAGGCCAATCCGTTCACCCCGCCGCCGGCATCCGTCATGGGCACCGTGGCGGCGCCGCCCCGGCCTGCACCGGCTCCGTCCAATGATCAGAACAAGAACAACAACAACAACGGCGGCGGCAACCAGGGCGAAAACAAGAACGACGGCGACGACTAA
- a CDS encoding metallophosphoesterase has product MAAPSLSSALRSAAWVAGGTAGAGAAALAYASLIERNLFGVREETVAILPPGSAPLRVLHLSDIHIVPNQNIKVRWLQSLAELEPDLVVNTGDNLSHLEAVPPLLEALKPLLRFPGVYVPGSNDYYGPRAKNPLTYFTGPSKITKDPPALPFGELFGAFEDAGWRGLTNRRDSMELGGVRLDFSGVDDPHLDRDVYPGFPETGSSTGLPVVRVGVAHAPYQRVLNYFTDGGAELILAGHTHGGQVCIPFYGALVSNCDLPTRLAKGLAVWEHNGRKVPMNVSAGIGTSRFAPVRFACRPEAVLLTLTARS; this is encoded by the coding sequence GTGGCTGCTCCTTCCCTTAGCTCTGCCCTGCGTTCGGCCGCCTGGGTTGCCGGCGGCACTGCCGGAGCCGGTGCGGCAGCGCTGGCATACGCGTCGCTGATTGAACGGAATCTCTTTGGAGTCCGCGAAGAGACCGTGGCCATCCTGCCGCCGGGGAGCGCCCCGCTGCGGGTACTGCACCTCTCGGACATCCATATTGTGCCCAACCAGAACATCAAGGTTCGCTGGCTGCAGTCCCTCGCCGAGCTCGAACCGGACCTGGTGGTCAACACGGGCGACAACCTGAGCCATCTGGAAGCCGTTCCGCCCCTGCTGGAAGCGCTCAAGCCGCTCCTGCGTTTTCCCGGCGTGTACGTTCCCGGCTCCAATGACTACTACGGTCCCCGGGCCAAGAACCCGCTGACGTATTTCACCGGTCCCTCGAAGATCACCAAGGATCCGCCGGCGCTGCCCTTCGGCGAACTCTTTGGAGCGTTCGAGGACGCGGGCTGGAGGGGCCTGACCAACCGCAGGGACTCCATGGAGCTGGGAGGCGTCCGCCTTGATTTCTCCGGGGTGGATGACCCGCATCTGGACCGGGACGTTTACCCCGGATTTCCCGAGACAGGTTCCAGCACCGGGCTTCCGGTTGTCCGGGTGGGGGTTGCCCATGCTCCCTACCAGCGGGTGCTCAACTACTTCACCGACGGCGGCGCTGAGCTGATCCTGGCCGGCCACACCCACGGCGGACAGGTGTGCATCCCGTTCTACGGCGCACTGGTCAGCAACTGCGACCTGCCTACGCGGCTGGCCAAGGGCCTGGCCGTTTGGGAGCACAACGGGCGGAAAGTTCCGATGAATGTTTCGGCCGGCATCGGAACCTCCCGTTTTGCCCCGGTCCGGTTCGCCTGCCGCCCCGAGGCTGTCCTGCTGACTCTGACGGCGCGGTCTTAG